CTGAACCTGTCCCGCGCCCGCAAAAAGCCTCCTGAACTCCTGATACATGAGCTTGATTCCGTCAACAGCAATCCGCCCGCATAATGACGTTTCGCCCTTCTCCGAAAGCAGTTTGTCAACAGCACCGTCAACCCTGCTCACGAAAACTGACGCGACAGAAGCCGCCTTGCCTCCGCGTTTCACGCCCTCAAGATATGCTTTTGCGACATCGACATACTGAGCGTGTGAGAAAATCAGCGTTGAGTTCACGTTGACGTTTGACGCAATGCACTCCGTTAATGCCGAAATTCCTTCAGGTGTCGCCGGAATCTTTATCATGACATTGGGACGGTTGAGAAGCGCGAACAATCTTTTTGCCTCGCTGATAGTCGTATCACGGTCAGAAGCAAGCAACGGATTCACTTCGAGAGAGACATAGCCGTCTTTGCCGTTCGTCCTGTCGTAAACCTGGCGCATTATGTCCGCAGCTGCTCCGACTTCCTGAACCGTTAAAGCCTCGTAGATTTCCGCTGTTGTTTTGCCTGATGATGACAGTGATTTTATTGCGCCGTCATAGTCCGCTGTCTTTGCGATTGCGTTCTCGAATATTGACGGGTTTGTCGTAACGCCCGTAACGCCGAGATTAATCCATTCCTGAAGACCGCCCGATGCTACAAGCTCCCTGTTGATGTAGTCAAGCCATATTGACTGGCCGAGATTGAACGCCTGATGTATTGCTGTCATTGATGATATTTCCTCCTTACTTAATGTTTTTACAGCTTACTCCCTTAACGGTGATATACCCCCTGTGTCCCCCCTAACGGTGATATCCCCCCCTGTGTCCCCCCTAGTTTAGGGGGGATAGAGCAAAGCGGGAGAGGGGTAACCCTTTTACCATTTCATTGCGCTGATTGCTGCCTTCTCGATTTCGAGTCCAGCAACGTAACGCCGTGTAAATTCCTCAAAGCCTTTCACTTCTTCCGGGTCAGGGTTGACAGCTTCCCCGGACAAGTCTTTGAACACTCTGCTGTTGAGATAGTCCTCAAGTTTTCCCGCGCTCTTTCCGTCAGCAAGATACGCCGCAAGAAGCGCGATACCCCATGCGCCTCCCTCGCTGGCTGTTGACATTACGTAGACGGGAGAATTTACCGCAGCCGCAAGAAATTTCTGCATGACTAACGGTGTCTTGAAGAGTCCGCCGTGCCCGGTGATTCTGTCGAGCCTGACTCCCTCGTCCTTCAACAAAATATCCATGCCCAATTTCACCGCGCCTAATGACGTGTAGAGATTCACGCGCATGAAGTTAGCGAGATTGAATTTGCTGTCGGGCATTCTCGCGAAAAGGGGTCTTCCCTCGTTGATGAACGTAACATTTTCGCCGGAGTAATAGCCGTATGCCAAGAGTCCCCCGCAGTCTTTATCGCCCGTCAATGAATGAGTGTACAGTTTCCCGTACAATTCGCCCATGTCGGCGGTAATCCCCATGAGTCCGCAGAACTCGTGAAAGAGTGAGACCCACGCATTGAGGTCGCTCGTTCCGTTGTTGGCGTGGGACATAGCGCAGGGGAATCCTGAAGGTGTCGTTACCATGTCAATCTCGCGGTGTAACTTCTTGAGCTTTTTGTCGACAACTATCATCGCAAACGTGCTTGTTCCTGCTGAAAGGTTGCCTGTTCCGGGTGCTACTGCGTTCGTTGCGGTCATTCCCGTACCTGCGTCGCCTTCGGGGGGACACATCATCACCCCGGCTTTGAGAGTCCCGGTCTCATCGAGGAGTTTCGCGCCTTCCTCTGTGAGTTTTCCGGCGTTGTCTCCTGCGACTAAAACTTTCGGGAAAACGTCAGCGAGTTTCAGCGCATGGCCGTGTTTCTTCATGAGAGCGTCAAATTTTGCGGCCATGTCCGAGTCGTAATCGTGAGTCTCCGAGTCAATCGGGAACATTCCGGCAGCGTCTCCGATTCCGATGACCTTTGCGCCCGTCAGCCTGTAGTGAATGTAGGCGGCAAGTGTGAAAACGGAGGCGACATTCTTCACGTGGGACTCGCCGTCTAATATTCTCTGGTACAGGTGAGCGCATGACCATCGTAACGGAATGTTGAAGTCAAATAATTCTGTGAGTTCGTCAGCGGCCTTTGTCGTGTTAGTGTTTCGCCAAGTCTGGAAGCGGGCTATCTGCTTGCCGTCCTTGTCGAGGGCTATATATCCGTGCATCATCGCGGAGACTCCCATTGCCCCGAATGTCGCGGGTGTTACGCCGTATTTAGACTCGACATCTTTACGCAGGGAGGCGTAGCACGAACGGAGTCCGGCTTCTGCGTCCTCAAGATCATACGTCCATACGCCGTCAACTAACTTGTTCTCCCAGTCGTGAACACCTGACGCTAACACATGGCCGTCATAATCGACTAACACGCCTTTGATTCTCGTTGAGCCGAACTCAATCCCTAATGCGGTTTTTCCCTCAAGGATTAATTTCTTTGCGTCCATAAATTTACCTGCCTTTCATGAACGACTCAGCTATCTTTTCCGCTGAGAGTCCCATTTCAGCGCGCACTGAGTCAGAATTTCCCGACTCGCCGTAATGATTCACTCCGAGTGTCTGAATTTTCGGGAGTGCGATTCCTTTTCGTACTGACTCAAGCACCATCACCGCACCCATTCCTGTATTTGCGTTGTGATCTTCAACCGTCATGATGTGGCCGGTCTTCACTGCCTCATTGATTGCTGACATATCCGGCTCAAGCGGGCATGATACGCCGTAAACAGAAACCTCGACTCCTTTTGACGCGAGAATGTCGGCGGCCTTCAGTGCGATTTGCGCCATGTAACCGAGCGCGAATATTGCGCCGTCTTTGCCGTCCCGGAGCTTGTCTGCCTTTCCGTATGTGAAGCCGTAACTGCCCGTGTAATATTTCAGCCCGTCAATCTTTGAGCGTCCAACGGCCATGCAAATATCGCCCGGAGTTTTCAGCATCCATCGAGTTGCCCTGTCTGTCTGGTTCGGGTCAACAGGTACAACGAGCTTCCAGCCGAACATGTTACGCATTAATCCGACGTAATCAATGCACTGATGAGTCTTTCCGTCCTCGCCAACGTCAAGCCCGACATGAGTCAGCACTGTCTTGTTGCCCGTGCGGTTAATGTCGTTGAGCCTCTGCTGGTTGTAGACTTCATCAACGCCGAAAACGCCAAATTCCGCCCATACGCTTACGACTCCCGCAAGGCTCGCAGTTCCCGAAGCTGTTGCTACTGAATGTTCCTGTATACCGCTCTGAATGAAATTATCGGGGCATTCCTTCTTGAAGGCTCCTGTCATTACGGACGGGGATAAATCGCAGTCGAAAACGAGAATCGGAGTCCGGCCTTCCTTCTTGTAGTTGCGTTTGCCTACATCAGCGAGAGCTTTGCCAAATGCGCCGCGGTTGTCCGAAACTTTTTCGCCCTCGTAATCGAACGGAGTCCCAGTGTCAATGTTCGGCGCGGGGGGAAAATCTATCTTCCTTCCTGCGAATGTGGGGGGATTCTTTCTGCGTTCGAGTGCCTTTGCGAGGGTGTCAGGTTCTCCGCCGAGATGAGCTACAATTTTCGCGTAATCGTCATTTGATACGGGCTTTCCGTGATAGTCGGGGATTCCTTCCATGATTAGGCCGTCTTTGCCCATGACCGTCTTGCACAAAAGCACGGTGGGTTTTCCGTTTTTGCCCGCGTTCCTGAGAGCCTCATAGAGTGCCGCGAATGAATGCCCGTCAACCTCTACAGCCTCCCAGCCGTCAGCCTCCCACAATGCGCGAATATCACACGGCAAAATTTCCTGACGTGTTCCCGAAAGCTGTATGTCGTTCCAGTCGATGAGAGCCGTTAAGCCCGTGAGATTCTGACGCACTGCCATGCGCCGGGCTTCTGCGATTTGTCCCTTTGTCTGTCCTCCATCGCCCATGAGAACATACACGCGGCCATGATGATTATTTGCCTTCTGTGCGAGCGCGAATCCGACTCCCGCTGAGAGTCCCTGTCCTAAATTCCCGGTGCCTAAATCGATTCCGGGAATTTCGCGCTCAACATGTCCCTGAAAAACTGAGCCGCACTGCCTGAAATGCGCCATTGCCTCTTCACGGTCAACGAATCCCCATTCCGCTAACGTTGCGTAGACTCCTGCTGACGTGTGGCCGTGAGAGATTACGACATAATCACGCGCTGTAGTGCTGCAATTTTCCGGCGTAAGGTCGGCGACTCCGTATACTGTCATGAACATCTCCATGCTTGAGAACGCTCCGCCGGGGTGTCCTGACTTTGCCGCGCTTACCATTGTGAGGGCTGTAATTCTCGCTCTCTTTGCTGATGTTTCGAGGGCTGTTATCTGTTCGGGCGTTAATTTATCTGACGGGTATTTGTGGATATTGGGTAATGCCATAATGATTCCTCCTGTTAAATTGCTGTTCCTTCCCTATATTTCCCCTTGCAGTTACCCTCCTTCTGCTTGCGCTCCCTCCCCACTAAGTTAGGGGGGACACGGCTTGCCGAGGGGGGTAACACCTCACAAGGGGGGTGAACAGCGGGGTATTCCTATCACACTCTTCCGCAGCTGCCGATGACCTGCATTCTTTCTTTCACGTAGCGTTTTACCTCCTCCATTCCGTATGCGCCGTATTTTTTCGGGTCAAATACTCCGGGATTTTCCTTCATGTATTTCTTCACGCCGTATGTGTATGAGATTCGCAGGTCTGTCGCGTAATTCACCTTGCACATTCCCATACTCACACAGCGAATCACCTGATCGTCCGGGACTCCTGATGTGCCGTGCAAAACTAACGGGATATTAACGCGCTCATGAATCTTTGTGAGAACGTCAAAATTTATGTGAGGCGTTCCCTTGTAGACTCCGTGAGCAGTCCCGACAGCAACAGCAAGAGAGTCGCACCCGGTTTCCTCAACGAATATTTTTGCCTCGTCCGGGTCAGTGTAGGGATTTTCCGACTGTGAATTGTCGAGGCCGTCTTCTTTTCCGCCTACCCTGCCTAATTCCGCCTCAACGGGAATATTAACGGCGTGGCAAATTTCGGTTACTGTTTTTGTGAGGGCTATATTTTCCTCAAGCGGCAGCTTGCTTCCGTCAATCATGATTGATGTATACCCCGCGTGAAGTGCCTGCACCGCCATAGCAAGCGAATTGCCGTGATCCAAATGACAGGCTACGGGGATTCGCGTTCGTCTTGCGGCGGCTCTTATGTTCGCGAAATAGAAATCAGCCCCGGCATATTTCACTGTCCCGGGAGTCGTCTGCATGATTACTGGGGAATTTGTTTCCTCTGCCGCTGAAAGTACAGCTAACACCATCTCCATATTCTCAACGTTGAAAGCTCCTACGGCGTATTTGTTTCTCTGTGCGTCAAGCAATAATTCTCGTGATTTCACAAGCAAAATTTATCATCTCTCAATCGTAAATCTTAGTGCTTACTGCGTAATTGTAATCCTCGCACAAAGCTACTACGCAATCTTTCACGAGCGCGGAAGCCTTCAGCGGTAATTTTCCGTCCCTGACTCTTTTGTGCTGGCGGGGCAAAAATTGACTCAGCATTCCCGCAGGTATTTCTACACTGTCAATGTTGGCGAATAATTTTGTGATTGCTGACTTGATTTCGGGTAGGCTGAAATAATATCTGCAACGGTCGGAATAACTGTACTTCCTCGCAATGTGCTTCTCCAATTCTGAGCCGTGATAATGTTTCTCCCAGTTGTGCGGATTTTCGAGCATTGCGGACTCTAACGTCTCAACAAAATTAGCGCGTTCATTTTCCGGGACTAGCTCACGCTCAATCATGCTGAGTGCGAAAAGTCCCTCACGTAATGCGAACGTCAGAGCCGGGCCGACTTTGAGAATCGCTATTCCGTCTTCTGCCATCTCGCGCAATTTTTCGGGGGGCTGATAGTCCGTTGAATGTCCCTCGAAAACAAAGCCGGGATATTTCCTCAATGTAGATGTGAGACTCGCCGCGTCATTCCTGCAATACTGGTGAATGTCCCTGTCGCCAAATTCGACTCCGGGCTGAACTACTACGGCTATAACGTCCTGCCATCTGTCGGAGATTCCATGCTCCTCGAATTTCCGCTTGTAGGTCATTAGTGTAGTCTCAAAATCTTTCGGGCTTGTTACGGTGAGTCCCTCGTCATTCTGCGTCCCGCCGGGGATTGGCACTTCACTGCCTATGACGTATACCGGGCGCATTTCGCTGGGATTATTTTTCCTCATCTCCTGATATGCTTTCTCGCACTCCTCAAGCAATGCCGCTCCCCTTTCGGCGATAACGTCATCGGAGAGCCGCCCGGCAGGGTCATCAGCAACCTTCATGCTTGTGTCAAGATGAATCTTCTTGAACCCGGCCATGACGCAGAGACGCACTAATTCACGCGCACGGCTCATAGCTTCAGCCTCCGGCAAATTCGCCCACACAAGCGGCCCGATGTGATCTCCTCCGAGAATGATTTTTGCCCGGTCAAATCTCACCTTGTCCGCAATACCGTAAACGTAATCCCGGAAATCTTGCGGCTTCATTCCTGTGTACCCGCCGTACTGGTTAATCTGATTCGCTGTCCCCTCGATGAGAATCGGAGAGTCGAATCTTTTCCCCTGCTCCAAAATTGCCTCTATTGCGAGTTCGTTTGCGGTGCAATATGACGGTATGCCCGCGTGGATTCCTGATTTCCTTCGTTCTGAGATGTCAAGCAAAGGATTCCGCAACGTAAAAATTACTCCTTTCACAAAAATAAAAGCCCCGCAAGTTTTCACAGGGCTTCAATGTCTCATATATCGTTATGACTCCTCTATCATTTTGCGGACTGACTCAGGCGAGATTTTCCCCTCCATCGGCCCGAATGCGGCGGCGTTCAATGCTCCTGCTGCTGCTCCCATTTTCGCGCACTCTGCTAACGTCTTCCCCTCGGCGAGTCCGCAGATGAATGCGGCATCGTATGAGTCTCCTGCCCCGGTTGCGTCCTCCTGAATGACTCTGTAGACTGGCTGAGAAACCTCAAGACCTTTGCGCGTGTAAATGCTTGAGCCTTTAGAGCCGTTTTTCAGCACAAG
This DNA window, taken from Synergistaceae bacterium, encodes the following:
- a CDS encoding transketolase, producing the protein MALPNIHKYPSDKLTPEQITALETSAKRARITALTMVSAAKSGHPGGAFSSMEMFMTVYGVADLTPENCSTTARDYVVISHGHTSAGVYATLAEWGFVDREEAMAHFRQCGSVFQGHVEREIPGIDLGTGNLGQGLSAGVGFALAQKANNHHGRVYVLMGDGGQTKGQIAEARRMAVRQNLTGLTALIDWNDIQLSGTRQEILPCDIRALWEADGWEAVEVDGHSFAALYEALRNAGKNGKPTVLLCKTVMGKDGLIMEGIPDYHGKPVSNDDYAKIVAHLGGEPDTLAKALERRKNPPTFAGRKIDFPPAPNIDTGTPFDYEGEKVSDNRGAFGKALADVGKRNYKKEGRTPILVFDCDLSPSVMTGAFKKECPDNFIQSGIQEHSVATASGTASLAGVVSVWAEFGVFGVDEVYNQQRLNDINRTGNKTVLTHVGLDVGEDGKTHQCIDYVGLMRNMFGWKLVVPVDPNQTDRATRWMLKTPGDICMAVGRSKIDGLKYYTGSYGFTYGKADKLRDGKDGAIFALGYMAQIALKAADILASKGVEVSVYGVSCPLEPDMSAINEAVKTGHIMTVEDHNANTGMGAVMVLESVRKGIALPKIQTLGVNHYGESGNSDSVRAEMGLSAEKIAESFMKGR
- a CDS encoding class II D-tagatose-bisphosphate aldolase, non-catalytic subunit codes for the protein MRNPLLDISERRKSGIHAGIPSYCTANELAIEAILEQGKRFDSPILIEGTANQINQYGGYTGMKPQDFRDYVYGIADKVRFDRAKIILGGDHIGPLVWANLPEAEAMSRARELVRLCVMAGFKKIHLDTSMKVADDPAGRLSDDVIAERGAALLEECEKAYQEMRKNNPSEMRPVYVIGSEVPIPGGTQNDEGLTVTSPKDFETTLMTYKRKFEEHGISDRWQDVIAVVVQPGVEFGDRDIHQYCRNDAASLTSTLRKYPGFVFEGHSTDYQPPEKLREMAEDGIAILKVGPALTFALREGLFALSMIERELVPENERANFVETLESAMLENPHNWEKHYHGSELEKHIARKYSYSDRCRYYFSLPEIKSAITKLFANIDSVEIPAGMLSQFLPRQHKRVRDGKLPLKASALVKDCVVALCEDYNYAVSTKIYD
- a CDS encoding class II fructose-bisphosphate aldolase, with amino-acid sequence MLVKSRELLLDAQRNKYAVGAFNVENMEMVLAVLSAAEETNSPVIMQTTPGTVKYAGADFYFANIRAAARRTRIPVACHLDHGNSLAMAVQALHAGYTSIMIDGSKLPLEENIALTKTVTEICHAVNIPVEAELGRVGGKEDGLDNSQSENPYTDPDEAKIFVEETGCDSLAVAVGTAHGVYKGTPHINFDVLTKIHERVNIPLVLHGTSGVPDDQVIRCVSMGMCKVNYATDLRISYTYGVKKYMKENPGVFDPKKYGAYGMEEVKRYVKERMQVIGSCGRV
- a CDS encoding FGGY-family carbohydrate kinase → MDAKKLILEGKTALGIEFGSTRIKGVLVDYDGHVLASGVHDWENKLVDGVWTYDLEDAEAGLRSCYASLRKDVESKYGVTPATFGAMGVSAMMHGYIALDKDGKQIARFQTWRNTNTTKAADELTELFDFNIPLRWSCAHLYQRILDGESHVKNVASVFTLAAYIHYRLTGAKVIGIGDAAGMFPIDSETHDYDSDMAAKFDALMKKHGHALKLADVFPKVLVAGDNAGKLTEEGAKLLDETGTLKAGVMMCPPEGDAGTGMTATNAVAPGTGNLSAGTSTFAMIVVDKKLKKLHREIDMVTTPSGFPCAMSHANNGTSDLNAWVSLFHEFCGLMGITADMGELYGKLYTHSLTGDKDCGGLLAYGYYSGENVTFINEGRPLFARMPDSKFNLANFMRVNLYTSLGAVKLGMDILLKDEGVRLDRITGHGGLFKTPLVMQKFLAAAVNSPVYVMSTASEGGAWGIALLAAYLADGKSAGKLEDYLNSRVFKDLSGEAVNPDPEEVKGFEEFTRRYVAGLEIEKAAISAMKW
- the tal gene encoding transaldolase, with product MTAIHQAFNLGQSIWLDYINRELVASGGLQEWINLGVTGVTTNPSIFENAIAKTADYDGAIKSLSSSGKTTAEIYEALTVQEVGAAADIMRQVYDRTNGKDGYVSLEVNPLLASDRDTTISEAKRLFALLNRPNVMIKIPATPEGISALTECIASNVNVNSTLIFSHAQYVDVAKAYLEGVKRGGKAASVASVFVSRVDGAVDKLLSEKGETSLCGRIAVDGIKLMYQEFRRLFAGAGQVQRPLWASTGTKNKAYSDVKYVEELIGPDTVNTVPPATLEAFVNHGHAALTLETGLAEAESDMKRLAEIGIDLGEVCAKLLADGLKSFNAAFESLMSAIETKAGKR